A region from the Triticum aestivum cultivar Chinese Spring chromosome 3D, IWGSC CS RefSeq v2.1, whole genome shotgun sequence genome encodes:
- the LOC123077892 gene encoding putative ubiquitin-conjugating enzyme E2 38 isoform X1 — translation MVLNKLLQLFGVGKKKKKKDSKKKGKSINPVSQGAAPHSTFNILASHSLLDPCSSGAGTVLSVPKDEPECSSNISSMVKEGHGSGNEDHKSFNQFDVVQDYSDHHYAKTSPGKTTKDWAKTIQNEWKLLQRDLPESIYVRVYEDRIDLIRAAIVGPAGTPYHDGLFFFDVCFPPEYPRCPPKVHFHSSGLRLNPNLYESGKVCLSLLNTWLGSGSEKWGKSNSTMLQVLVSIQGLVLNDKPYFNEPVIFSSKEKHSLGYNQTAFVLTCKLMLYLLHKPPKHFETLIVCHFHERERAILEACRAYASGMVVGSSVMDGRTYLRNKCFAGFKKSLDAQTELLAKELSANRLHALQLKREVDAADKTMSTS, via the exons ATGGTTCTGAACAAGCTGCTCCAGCTGTTTGGAgtaggcaagaagaagaagaagaaggattccAAGAAGAAAG GAAAGTCCATCAACCCTGTTTCGCAAG GTGCTGCTCCACACTCTACTTTTAATATCCTTGCGAGTCACAGTCTCTTGGATCCATGTTCAAGTGGGGCTGGTACGGTGCTATCAGTGCCAAAGGACGAGCCTGAATGTTCGAGTAATATCTCATCGATGGTAAAGGAAGGACATGGATCTGGAAATGAGGATCACAAGTCATTTAACCAGTTTGATGTTGTTCAAGATTACTCCGACCACCACTATGCAAAGACTTCACCAGGGAAG ACCACGAAAGATTGGGCGAAAACAATCCAAAATGAATGGAAGCTTCTGCAGAGAGATCTACCTG AATCTATTTATGTTAGAGTTTATGAAGATAGGATTGATCTGATTAGGGCTGCCATTGTTGGGCCTGCTGGAACTCCATATCATGATGGTCTGTTCTTCTTTGATGTTTGTTTTCCTCCTGAATACCCGCGATGTCCACCG AAAGTTCATTTCCATTCGAGTGGACTTCGGCTTAATCCAAACTTGTATGAGAGTGGTAAAGTTTGCCTCAGCCTGCTGAACACTTGGTTAGGTTCTGGATCTGAGAAGTGGGGCaagtcaaattccaccatgctgcaGGTGTTGGTCTCCATCCAGGGCCTTGTGTTGAATGATAAACCATACTTTAATGAGCCAGTCATCTTTAGCTCTAAAGAAAAGCATTCCCTTGGATATAATCAGACTGCATTTGTCCTAACCTGCAAGCTGATGTTGTATTTACTTCATAAGCCTCCAAAG CATTTTGAGACCCTCATTGTGTGCCATTTCCATGAGCGGGAGCGGGCCATCCTAGAGGCATGCCGTGCATATGCTTCTGGCATGGTCGTCGGATCATCGGTCATGGATGGCCGGACTTACCTCCGCAACAAGTGCTTTGCAGGTTTCAAGAAATCCCTCGATGCACAGACTGAACTTCTCGCGAAGGAGCTATCCGCGAACAGACTTCATGCGCTACAACTGAAGAGAGAGGTGGATGCTGCAGATAAGACCATGTCTACCAGCTAG
- the LOC123077892 gene encoding putative ubiquitin-conjugating enzyme E2 39 isoform X2, with protein MVLNKLLQLFGVGKKKKKKDSKKKGKSINPVSQGAAPHSTFNILASHSLLDPCSSGAGTVLSVPKDEPECSSNISSMVKEGHGSGNEDHKSFNQFDVVQDYSDHHYAKTSPGKTTKDWAKTIQNEWKLLQRDLPESIYVRVYEDRIDLIRAAIVGPAGTPYHDGLFFFDVCFPPEYPRCPPKVHFHSSGLRLNPNLYESGKVCLSLLNTWLGSGSEKWGKSNSTMLQHFETLIVCHFHERERAILEACRAYASGMVVGSSVMDGRTYLRNKCFAGFKKSLDAQTELLAKELSANRLHALQLKREVDAADKTMSTS; from the exons ATGGTTCTGAACAAGCTGCTCCAGCTGTTTGGAgtaggcaagaagaagaagaagaaggattccAAGAAGAAAG GAAAGTCCATCAACCCTGTTTCGCAAG GTGCTGCTCCACACTCTACTTTTAATATCCTTGCGAGTCACAGTCTCTTGGATCCATGTTCAAGTGGGGCTGGTACGGTGCTATCAGTGCCAAAGGACGAGCCTGAATGTTCGAGTAATATCTCATCGATGGTAAAGGAAGGACATGGATCTGGAAATGAGGATCACAAGTCATTTAACCAGTTTGATGTTGTTCAAGATTACTCCGACCACCACTATGCAAAGACTTCACCAGGGAAG ACCACGAAAGATTGGGCGAAAACAATCCAAAATGAATGGAAGCTTCTGCAGAGAGATCTACCTG AATCTATTTATGTTAGAGTTTATGAAGATAGGATTGATCTGATTAGGGCTGCCATTGTTGGGCCTGCTGGAACTCCATATCATGATGGTCTGTTCTTCTTTGATGTTTGTTTTCCTCCTGAATACCCGCGATGTCCACCG AAAGTTCATTTCCATTCGAGTGGACTTCGGCTTAATCCAAACTTGTATGAGAGTGGTAAAGTTTGCCTCAGCCTGCTGAACACTTGGTTAGGTTCTGGATCTGAGAAGTGGGGCaagtcaaattccaccatgctgcaG CATTTTGAGACCCTCATTGTGTGCCATTTCCATGAGCGGGAGCGGGCCATCCTAGAGGCATGCCGTGCATATGCTTCTGGCATGGTCGTCGGATCATCGGTCATGGATGGCCGGACTTACCTCCGCAACAAGTGCTTTGCAGGTTTCAAGAAATCCCTCGATGCACAGACTGAACTTCTCGCGAAGGAGCTATCCGCGAACAGACTTCATGCGCTACAACTGAAGAGAGAGGTGGATGCTGCAGATAAGACCATGTCTACCAGCTAG